A region of the Mesoterricola sediminis genome:
GGCCCAGCTCGAGGCCCAGGCCTCGACGCCCTCGGCGAGGTCCGGGAGTCCGGGCCCGAAGCGGGCCGAGCCCAGCCAGTGGAGGCCCCGGGGCAGGTCGGCGAGGATCCGCCCGGTCCGGGCCGCGTGGCCCCGGCCCAGGATGGGGAAGGCCGCGGGGGCCCGCTCCTCCCGGACCTGGACGGCGGGGCCGAGGTCGGGGAGCCAGCGGCGCAGTTCGGCGTGGACGCCGGGCCAGGCGTCCAGGGCCGGGTCCACGGGCCAGGCGCCGCCCAGGTAGGTCCGGACCTGGAGCAGCCCGGGCACGGCCCGGGGATCCTCCCGGGCCATGGACACGAGGCCGAGGACGCCCCGGCCTTGCGGGGGATGGATCAGGAGCCCGACGCCGTGCTCCCAGCCCCGCACCGGCGCGTGGCGGCTGTGCCAGACCCGGAGGTCCGCGTGGGGGATGGCCAGGAGGGCGGTGGCCGCCCGGGGGGCCACGGGCTGGAGGAGGCGGGAGGCGGCCGCGGCGGGCACGGCCAGGACGACCGTGTCCACCTCCCGGGCGAAGCCCCGGGTCCGGACCCGCCAACGGCCGCCCTCGGCGGGCTCCAGGGATTCGGCGGCCCGGTCGGTGCGCACGCAGCCGAGGTGGCGGGCCAGGGCCCGGGTGAGGGCGCCGGTGCCCGGATAGGGCCCGTCCTGGGGGTAGCGGGTGCGCAGGGGGCCCTGGGCGAGGCCGCCCCGCAGCAGGCCTCCCGCGGCTTCCATGCGCAGGAGCCGGGGCAGGGCCTCGACGCCGATGCGATCCGGGGGGGCGGCGAGCACTCCGGCCACCAGGGCCGGCAGGATCTCCCGGGCGAAGGCCGGGCCGAGGCGGCGGGTGATGTAGGCCTCCAGGTCCTCGGTGGTGTTCGGCCGGCAGGGGATGAAGGGCTCGCCCAGGAGGCGCAGCTTGTCCAGCGGCCCCAGGCCCGGGGCCGCCAGGAGGCCCCGGAGGCTGGCGGGGTTCGGGTGGAGGCGGCCGTCCTTGCCGAGCCAGCGGGGACCCTTGATCTCTTGCCGGCGCAGGGTGAGGCCCAGGTCCCGCACGAGGCGCTCCAGGGGGCCGTCCCGGCCCACCAGCAGACCCTGGGGCCCCCGCTCCAGGTAGCCGGGGGTGCCATCGGGGCCTGGCCAGGCCAGGGTGCGGGCCCAGCCGCCGGATTCGGCGCTGGCCTCCCAGACCTCCACGGCCCGGCCGGCCCGCTTCAGGCGCAGGGCCGCCAGGAGACCGGTCACCCCGCCGCCCAGGACGAGGACGCTGGCGCCCGGCGCTTCCTTATCCAACGCGTTCGGCCTCGTCGCCATCGGCGCCCCAGCGCTTGAACCGGGGGAGCTCCAGCCCGAAGATGTCCAGCATCTTGCCGACCATGTGGCGGGTCATGTCCTCGATGGACTGGGGCATGTTGTAGAAGGTGAGGACGGGGGGCAGGATCACCGCGCCGAGTTCGGAGCAGGTCTGCATGTTGCGGATGTGCAGGGGGCTCAGGGGGCTCTCGCGGGCGACGAGCACCAGCTTCCGCCGCTCCTTGATGACCACGTCCGCGGCCCGGAGGAGCAGGTTGTCGGAATAGCCCGAGGCCACGCCGGCCAGGGTCTTCATGCTGCAGGGAGCGATGATCATGCCCTGGGTCTTGAAGGTGCCGCTGGCGATGCTGGCGCCCACGTCCTCGAGGGCGTGGCAGCGGGTGGCCAGGGCTTCCACCTCGGCGGCGGCGTAGGGGGTCTCGTGCTCGATGGTGCGCCGCGCCCCGGAGGAGATGACGAGGTGCGATTCCCACTCGGGGAATTCCCGGATCGCCTTGAGCAGCTCGATCCCGAGGATGGCGCCGCTGGCGCCGCTGATGCCGACGACGATGCGCCTGGCGTTCTGGGTGCTCATGGGGGTGCTCCCGTGGTCGGAGGATGGGGGTGCGCCCCCCCCGGGGATGGGCTCCGGGGAGGGCGCGCGGTTCAGGCGGCCTCAGTGGATCAGGCCGATGATCTTCCACCAGGTGATCTCCACCAGGACGGTGGTGACCAGGACGACGAGGGTCAGGGGCAGGCCGAACTTGATGACGTCCGCGTCCGTGTAGCGGCCTCCCGTCTCGCCGGATCCCACCAGCACGTTCATGTGGTGGAAGGGCAGCACGAAGTGCATGCCGACGGCGGTGTAGACGAGGAGGGAGGGCACGATCGGGTTCAGGCCCGAGGCGGCGGTGAAGGCGACGATGGTCGGCGTCACGATGCCCATGACGGCCAGCACGGAACCCAGGCACATGTGGATGAGCACGGAGAAGGCCGTGACCATGAGCGCCAAGACGTAGATGTTGCTGGGCACGCTGCCGGGAAGCAGCACGGAGGCCAGCCACTTGTTCATGCCGGTGACGGCGCCCACCGACCCGATGCCGAGGGCGGCGGTGAGGAAGAACAGGGTGCCGAGGCCGAACTTGTTCCAGTCCGGAGCCTTGAGCACGTCGCCCACGCGGGGGAGGCTGAGGCCGATGCCGGCGGCCAGGGCGATCCAGCCGGGGTGGATGTGGTGCAGGAAGTCCGTGGCCCAGAAGGCGATCGCGAGGACCACCCAGGAGAGCACGGTCTTCTCGGAACGGCTCATGGCGCCCAGGCCCTTCAGCTGGGTGGCGATCTCGTCCTTCTCGATCTTGAAGTCCGCGGGGGGCTTGAAGAGGGTGATGTGCATGAAGAAGGTCAGGAGGCTGGCGATGATGCCGGGGACGCCCATGTACAGGGCCCACTTGAGCCAGGAGGCCTCCATGCCGGCGAAGTTCATGGCCACCACGTTGATGGCGGAGTCGCCGGTGAGCAGGATCATGGACACGGGCACGGAGCCCGCGAAGACCGACAGGCCGATGGACGCGGCCTGCTTCGGCGGCAGGTTCGTCGCCTTGATGATCATCCCCATGACGGCCATGATCATGAACGACCGGGGCCAGGGGTGGGGGATCATGAAGCTCAGGATGAGCCCGAGGACATAGCCCGCGGCCACGATGCTCGTGAAGCTGTTCACGTAGTGGAGGATGAAGTAGTAGGCGATGCGCTTGC
Encoded here:
- a CDS encoding protoporphyrinogen/coproporphyrinogen oxidase, with the protein product MDKEAPGASVLVLGGGVTGLLAALRLKRAGRAVEVWEASAESGGWARTLAWPGPDGTPGYLERGPQGLLVGRDGPLERLVRDLGLTLRRQEIKGPRWLGKDGRLHPNPASLRGLLAAPGLGPLDKLRLLGEPFIPCRPNTTEDLEAYITRRLGPAFAREILPALVAGVLAAPPDRIGVEALPRLLRMEAAGGLLRGGLAQGPLRTRYPQDGPYPGTGALTRALARHLGCVRTDRAAESLEPAEGGRWRVRTRGFAREVDTVVLAVPAAAASRLLQPVAPRAATALLAIPHADLRVWHSRHAPVRGWEHGVGLLIHPPQGRGVLGLVSMAREDPRAVPGLLQVRTYLGGAWPVDPALDAWPGVHAELRRWLPDLGPAVQVREERAPAAFPILGRGHAARTGRILADLPRGLHWLGSARFGPGLPDLAEGVEAWASSWA
- a CDS encoding UbiX family flavin prenyltransferase produces the protein MSTQNARRIVVGISGASGAILGIELLKAIREFPEWESHLVISSGARRTIEHETPYAAAEVEALATRCHALEDVGASIASGTFKTQGMIIAPCSMKTLAGVASGYSDNLLLRAADVVIKERRKLVLVARESPLSPLHIRNMQTCSELGAVILPPVLTFYNMPQSIEDMTRHMVGKMLDIFGLELPRFKRWGADGDEAERVG
- a CDS encoding SLC13 family permease; the protein is MTTPSEMGLGALFSKYKREIGAILGIVVCLLVWFALPAGSGLTPQGRHCLALSLLAVIWWATSVTHPGFTAVLLLLSWVLTKTAEPAVVFRLWTTPLIYIVLGGYMIATAVENSGLGKRIAYYFILHYVNSFTSIVAAGYVLGLILSFMIPHPWPRSFMIMAVMGMIIKATNLPPKQAASIGLSVFAGSVPVSMILLTGDSAINVVAMNFAGMEASWLKWALYMGVPGIIASLLTFFMHITLFKPPADFKIEKDEIATQLKGLGAMSRSEKTVLSWVVLAIAFWATDFLHHIHPGWIALAAGIGLSLPRVGDVLKAPDWNKFGLGTLFFLTAALGIGSVGAVTGMNKWLASVLLPGSVPSNIYVLALMVTAFSVLIHMCLGSVLAVMGIVTPTIVAFTAASGLNPIVPSLLVYTAVGMHFVLPFHHMNVLVGSGETGGRYTDADVIKFGLPLTLVVLVTTVLVEITWWKIIGLIH